The Nostoc sp. 'Lobaria pulmonaria (5183) cyanobiont' genome window below encodes:
- a CDS encoding helix-turn-helix domain-containing protein — protein MTLLNEAQVEQLKEITTRLRQVRQEKSIRIEEIASQTMLRVGILQALEEDRFEELPEPIFLQGFIRRYGDALGLDGNALSYSLVTNVVCQDSKNAHHNSDNKQNTYIPLVLTYILLLVGASAGLLHILNPQLTAESLTPEDNNQQSIVSNQTNK, from the coding sequence GTGACGCTCTTAAATGAAGCTCAAGTAGAGCAACTAAAGGAAATAACCACACGCTTGCGACAAGTAAGACAAGAAAAATCTATCCGCATAGAAGAAATAGCCTCTCAGACAATGCTTCGAGTAGGTATTTTGCAAGCTTTAGAAGAAGATAGATTTGAAGAATTGCCTGAGCCAATTTTTCTTCAAGGATTCATCCGTCGTTATGGAGATGCTTTAGGGCTGGATGGAAATGCTTTATCGTACAGCCTTGTAACCAATGTTGTCTGTCAAGATTCTAAAAATGCTCATCACAATTCAGACAACAAACAAAATACATACATACCTCTTGTTCTGACCTATATTTTATTATTGGTCGGTGCATCTGCTGGTCTTCTTCATATACTTAATCCACAGCTTACAGCTGAATCCCTGACTCCAGAAGACAATAATCAACAGTCAATAGTCAGCAATCAGACTAACAAATGA
- a CDS encoding Calx-beta domain-containing protein, translated as MINLPENHHHKTRNKFTIKLLEATKNIVFIDPKVIDYQSLVSGIALGSEVVILDANRDGLAQITEFLAKHESNSVQSIHIVSHGSVGSLQLGSINFNLSNLDSYKNQLQKWASALTDKADILLYGCDVASGEGTKFVQQISRITGADVAASTDKTGSAALGGDWDLEVKTGKIEASLAFKPEVIQAYQSILPASFTGTYSQNFNSLAASATSIAWINDSTISGWYSTRTNYNAGSGTNNAGAMYSFGTTTDRALGSVASGTTGTIYYGLRLQNNTGSAITKLQVSYTGEQWRNGGNTSPQQLKFSYQTGSTLTSLTTGTWTSVTSLDFTGPIATAIASSLNGNQSANRTVITPVIFNLATPIANGEEIILRWEDIDDGGNDHGLAIDDVSVKVDGTTYIVTNTNDSGTGSLRQAIINANNDPGIETILFDTTGIFGDTTPDTIILTSGELNVTEGVIIQGTGANKLTISGNNASRVFYASASLSIDGLKITGGNAANGGGINSTSSVTVSNSTFSGNTASTSGGGIYSTSSVIVTDSSISGNTANSNGGGIYSSSATVSDSNISGNIANLGGGIYSTNATVSNSTLSGNTANSNGGGIFTNGSNSSVTISNSTISSNTAKTHGGGIYSSSNATVSNSTIFGNTSDSDNNGQGDGGGIYKSGGTASISNSIIAGNIDPGNQGADVYGNNFNSNGYNLIGKITGKSSGTLGTGTDIINPNPGLKPLGDYGGSTQTHALYFNSPARNAGDPAYSGGLTTDQRGTDFNRIESGRIDIGAFEYVLPKVNFGAATYNTTEDSTATTVTISVTLDASPETAVTVPIVVKSNSTATSGNDYTFSPTTISFTAGATGLNLTKLITFTINPDDLPENAETVVLNFGTLTGANLGTITETTLNIAANDSIQYAISTPTSTLIEGNSGTQAVSFTVTRTGGIGVASTVNYAFNGAAIFGSDYNNIQVTGGETAASGTLSFAVGETTKTITADVLGDNTFELNEDITVILSNPNLTTAPANSTITNSLATVNIINDDSQPTISISDVSVTENNTGTTTNANFTISLSNPSYQQVTVNYNTSNGTAQVADSDYNSASGTITFNPGETSKTLSIGVVGDNKFETDEIFSVNLLGATNAAIADSLGVATIINDDNQPTISISDVSVVEGNTGTTTNANFTISLSNPSYQQVTVNYNTSDGTAQVADSDYNSALGAITFNPGETSKTLSIGVIGDNKAETNETFSVNLLGATNSTILDSLGVGTIIDDDSQPTISISDVSVTENNTGTTTNANFTISLSNPSYQQVTVNYNTSDATAQVADSDYNSALGTITFNPGETSKTLSIGVIGDNQTETDETFSVNLSAATNGTIADSLGLATIINDDNQPTISISDVSVTEGNTATTTNANFTISLSNPSYQQVTVNYNTSDGTAQVADSDYNFTQGTITFNPGETSKTLSIGVVGDNKFETDETFSVNLSAAINGTIADGLGIATIINDDNQPTISISDVSVTEGNTGTTNNANFIITLSNASYQQVTVNYNTSDGTAQVADSDYNSTQGTITFNPGETSKTLSIGVIGDNQTEANETFSVNLLGATNAAITDSLGVATIIDDDNPTTVSISDVSIAEGNTGTTTNANFIVTLSAPSLQQVTVNYNTSDGTAKVSDSDYNPASGTIVFNPGETSKTLGIAVIGDNKAENNETFSVNLFSATNTTITDSLGVATITNDDQPPAISIADVSVKEGTAGMITNANFVVTLSNEFYQRVIVNYSTSDGTAKESDSDYNFGLGTIIFDPGETSKVISIGVRGDNKVELNETFFVNIYGAANAIFNNNQGVGTIKNDD; from the coding sequence ATGATAAACCTACCAGAAAATCATCACCATAAAACCAGAAATAAGTTTACTATAAAATTACTAGAAGCAACCAAAAATATTGTTTTTATAGATCCAAAAGTTATAGATTACCAAAGTTTGGTGTCTGGTATCGCACTCGGCAGTGAAGTTGTTATTCTTGATGCCAATAGAGACGGTTTAGCACAAATAACCGAGTTTCTCGCAAAACATGAATCCAATTCAGTTCAATCAATTCACATTGTTTCCCACGGAAGTGTGGGAAGTTTGCAACTAGGGTCAATCAACTTCAACCTTAGCAACCTGGATAGCTACAAAAATCAGTTACAAAAGTGGGCAAGTGCTTTAACTGATAAGGCTGACATCCTACTTTATGGCTGTGATGTAGCCAGTGGTGAAGGCACAAAATTTGTGCAGCAGATTAGCCGAATTACTGGAGCAGATGTTGCCGCTTCCACTGACAAAACCGGAAGTGCAGCTTTAGGTGGCGACTGGGATTTAGAAGTGAAGACAGGGAAAATTGAGGCTTCCCTAGCATTTAAACCGGAAGTAATACAGGCTTACCAATCTATTTTGCCAGCTAGTTTTACTGGCACATACTCTCAAAACTTCAACTCATTAGCTGCTTCGGCAACATCTATTGCTTGGATTAATGATTCAACTATTTCAGGCTGGTATTCCACAAGAACAAATTATAACGCTGGTTCTGGCACTAATAATGCAGGTGCAATGTACAGTTTTGGTACAACCACAGACCGGGCACTTGGTTCTGTAGCTTCCGGTACTACAGGCACTATTTATTATGGGTTGCGCCTCCAAAACAATACAGGTTCAGCAATTACTAAGTTGCAAGTAAGTTACACCGGTGAGCAATGGCGTAATGGTGGTAATACATCGCCACAACAGTTGAAATTTAGTTATCAAACTGGGTCAACTCTCACAAGTTTGACAACAGGAACATGGACATCTGTGACATCGCTAGATTTCACCGGACCAATTGCAACTGCAATCGCAAGTTCTCTGAATGGTAATCAAAGTGCCAATCGAACTGTGATAACACCTGTAATATTTAATCTAGCTACCCCAATAGCTAACGGTGAAGAGATTATATTGCGTTGGGAAGACATAGATGATGGAGGCAACGATCATGGTTTAGCGATTGATGATGTATCTGTCAAAGTAGATGGCACCACCTATATAGTAACTAACACCAATGACAGCGGTACTGGCTCCTTAAGGCAAGCTATTATCAATGCCAATAACGATCCCGGAATTGAGACAATCCTCTTTGATACGACTGGAATATTCGGTGATACGACGCCCGACACCATTATCCTCACTTCTGGGGAATTGAATGTTACTGAAGGAGTGATCATTCAAGGAACTGGGGCTAATAAACTTACCATCAGTGGTAACAATGCTTCCCGTGTTTTTTATGCCAGTGCCTCCCTCTCAATTGATGGGTTGAAGATAACTGGGGGAAATGCAGCAAATGGTGGTGGGATCAATAGCACCAGTAGTGTTACAGTCAGCAATAGTACTTTTTCTGGCAATACTGCCAGCACTAGCGGCGGCGGCATTTACAGTACCAGTAGTGTCATAGTCACCGATAGCAGTATTTCTGGCAACACCGCAAACAGCAATGGCGGCGGCATCTACAGCAGTAGTGCTACAGTCAGCGATAGCAATATTTCCGGCAACATAGCAAATCTTGGGGGAGGCATTTATAGCACCAATGCCACAGTTAGCAATAGTACTCTTTCTGGCAACACCGCAAACAGCAATGGCGGCGGCATCTTCACAAACGGTAGTAACAGTAGTGTCACCATAAGCAATAGCACTATTTCTAGCAATACAGCAAAAACTCATGGTGGCGGCATCTACAGCAGCAGCAATGCCACAGTCAGCAATAGCACTATATTTGGCAACACCTCTGATAGTGATAATAATGGACAAGGTGATGGTGGCGGCATTTATAAATCTGGCGGCACAGCGAGCATCAGTAATAGCATCATTGCTGGCAATATTGATCCAGGTAATCAAGGAGCCGATGTCTATGGTAATAACTTCAATAGCAATGGTTACAACCTGATTGGCAAAATTACTGGTAAATCATCTGGGACTCTGGGTACGGGCACAGATATTATTAACCCCAACCCCGGACTCAAACCGCTAGGAGATTACGGTGGTTCTACACAAACTCACGCTCTATACTTTAACAGTCCTGCCAGGAATGCTGGCGATCCAGCTTATAGTGGTGGCTTAACTACCGATCAGCGCGGCACGGATTTTAACCGTATAGAAAGCGGGAGAATTGACATTGGAGCATTTGAATATGTGCTTCCAAAAGTCAACTTTGGTGCTGCTACGTACAATACAACAGAAGATAGTACCGCCACTACAGTAACTATTTCTGTTACCTTAGATGCCTCTCCCGAAACTGCTGTCACAGTTCCTATTGTCGTCAAAAGCAATAGCACGGCTACTAGTGGCAACGATTACACTTTTTCCCCCACTACCATCTCCTTTACTGCTGGCGCAACAGGCTTAAATTTAACAAAGTTAATTACTTTTACTATTAACCCAGACGATTTACCTGAGAATGCAGAAACAGTTGTACTCAACTTCGGCACGCTAACAGGGGCTAATTTGGGGACAATAACTGAAACTACTCTCAATATTGCTGCTAATGATTCAATTCAATATGCAATTTCCACTCCCACTTCAACTTTAATTGAAGGTAATAGCGGTACTCAAGCTGTTAGCTTCACGGTTACTCGCACTGGTGGTATTGGCGTGGCTAGTACCGTAAATTATGCTTTTAACGGTGCAGCAATTTTTGGCAGTGACTATAACAATATTCAAGTGACAGGTGGAGAAACTGCTGCGTCTGGGACTTTAAGCTTCGCTGTTGGGGAAACCACAAAAACAATTACAGCCGATGTTTTGGGTGATAACACATTTGAACTCAATGAAGATATTACTGTTATCCTGAGTAACCCCAACCTCACAACTGCGCCAGCAAATTCCACAATTACTAACAGTTTAGCTACAGTAAACATCATCAACGATGATAGCCAACCAACTATCAGCATCTCAGATGTCTCGGTTACTGAAAACAACACAGGTACAACAACTAACGCTAACTTTACTATCAGTCTTTCTAATCCTAGTTATCAGCAGGTTACTGTAAATTACAACACGAGTAATGGCACTGCTCAAGTTGCTGACTCTGATTACAACTCTGCTTCCGGGACGATTACTTTCAATCCTGGTGAAACCAGTAAAACCCTTAGCATTGGTGTTGTAGGTGATAACAAATTTGAAACCGACGAGATATTTTCTGTCAATCTTTTGGGTGCGACAAATGCTGCGATCGCAGATAGCTTAGGAGTTGCTACCATCATCAACGATGACAACCAACCAACTATCAGCATCTCGGATGTCTCAGTTGTTGAAGGCAATACAGGCACAACAACAAATGCTAACTTTACTATTAGTCTCTCCAATCCCAGTTATCAGCAAGTTACTGTAAATTACAACACGAGTGATGGTACTGCTCAAGTTGCTGACTCTGATTACAATTCGGCTTTAGGGGCGATTACTTTCAATCCTGGCGAAACTAGCAAAACTCTTAGCATTGGCGTCATCGGTGATAACAAAGCTGAAACCAACGAGACATTTTCTGTCAATCTTTTGGGTGCGACAAATTCCACAATTCTTGATAGTTTAGGAGTTGGTACCATCATTGATGATGACAGCCAACCAACTATCAGCATCTCGGATGTCTCGGTTACTGAAAACAACACAGGCACAACAACAAATGCTAACTTTACTATTAGTCTCTCCAATCCCAGCTATCAGCAAGTTACTGTAAATTACAACACGAGTGATGCTACTGCTCAAGTTGCTGACTCTGATTACAATTCGGCTTTAGGGACGATTACTTTCAATCCTGGCGAAACTAGCAAAACTCTTAGCATTGGTGTCATCGGCGATAATCAAACTGAAACTGACGAGACATTTTCTGTCAATCTTTCAGCTGCAACAAATGGCACAATTGCTGACAGTTTAGGACTTGCTACCATCATCAATGATGACAACCAACCAACTATCAGCATCTCGGATGTCTCAGTTACTGAAGGCAATACAGCCACAACAACTAACGCTAACTTTACTATCAGTCTCTCCAATCCTAGCTATCAGCAGGTTACTGTAAATTACAACACCAGCGATGGTACTGCTCAAGTTGCTGACTCTGATTACAATTTTACTCAGGGAACGATTACTTTCAATCCTGGTGAAACTAGCAAAACTCTTAGCATTGGTGTTGTTGGCGATAACAAATTTGAAACCGACGAGACATTTTCTGTCAATCTTTCGGCTGCGATAAATGGCACAATTGCTGATGGTTTAGGAATTGCTACCATCATCAACGATGACAACCAACCAACTATCAGCATCTCGGATGTTTCAGTTACCGAAGGCAATACAGGCACAACAAATAATGCTAACTTTATTATCACTCTCTCCAATGCCAGTTATCAGCAAGTTACTGTAAATTACAACACCAGTGATGGCACTGCTCAAGTTGCTGACTCTGATTACAATTCTACTCAGGGGACAATTACTTTCAATCCTGGTGAAACTAGCAAAACTCTTAGTATTGGCGTCATCGGCGATAACCAAACTGAAGCCAACGAGACATTTTCTGTCAATCTTTTAGGCGCGACAAATGCCGCAATTACTGATAGTTTAGGAGTTGCTACCATCATTGATGATGACAACCCAACAACTGTCAGTATCTCGGATGTCTCAATTGCTGAAGGTAACACAGGCACAACAACTAATGCTAACTTTATCGTCACTCTCTCTGCACCGAGTTTACAGCAGGTTACTGTAAATTACAACACTAGTGATGGCACTGCTAAAGTTTCTGACTCTGATTACAACCCTGCTTCCGGGACGATCGTTTTCAATCCTGGCGAAACCAGCAAAACTCTTGGTATTGCTGTTATAGGTGATAACAAAGCTGAAAACAACGAGACATTTTCTGTCAATCTCTTCAGTGCTACAAACACCACAATTACTGATAGTTTGGGAGTAGCTACTATCACAAATGATGACCAACCTCCAGCCATTAGTATTGCAGATGTATCAGTCAAAGAAGGCACAGCAGGGATGATAACTAATGCTAATTTTGTCGTCACTCTCTCTAATGAATTTTATCAAAGGGTGATTGTAAATTACAGTACGAGTGATGGTACTGCTAAAGAATCTGACTCGGATTACAATTTTGGGCTGGGGACAATTATTTTCGACCCTGGCGAAACCAGCAAAGTTATTAGTATTGGCGTCCGAGGTGATAATAAAGTTGAACTCAATGAAACATTTTTTGTCAATATATATGGTGCAGCAAATGCCATATTTAATAATAACCAAGGAGTTGGCACAATTAAGAATGATGACTAA
- the gatA gene encoding Asp-tRNA(Asn)/Glu-tRNA(Gln) amidotransferase subunit GatA has product MASIRELHQQLVKKERSAVEITQEALERIQALEPKLHSFLCVTADRALEQAGAVDTKIAAGEEIGLLAGIPVGIKDNMCTKGVPTTCASRILENFVPPYESTATQKLADAGAVMVGKTNLDEFAMGSSTENSAYQVTANPWDLSRVPGGSSGGSAAAVAAQECVVALGSDTGGSIRQPASFCGVVGMKPTYGLVSRYGLVAYASSLDQIGPFGNTVEDAAILLSAIAGYDSKDSTSLKVAIPNYAASLKPNFKPRGQLRIGIIKETFGEGLDSVVEQAVTKAVDQLQSLGAEIHIISCPRFRYGLPTYYIIAPSEASANLARYDGVKYGYRAPDADNLLSMYTRTRAAGFGTEVKRRIMIGTYALSAGYYDAYYLKAQKVRTLIKQDFEKAFGAVDVLVCPTSPTTAFKAGEKTTDPLSMYLNDLMTIPVNLAGLPSLSLPCGFDDLGLPIGLQLIGNVLREEQLFQVAYAYEQSTTWHLRKPQIS; this is encoded by the coding sequence ATGGCATCCATCCGCGAGTTGCACCAACAGCTGGTTAAAAAAGAACGTTCTGCCGTTGAAATTACCCAAGAAGCTTTAGAGCGCATTCAAGCGTTAGAGCCGAAATTGCACAGCTTTTTATGTGTGACGGCAGATCGGGCATTAGAGCAGGCGGGTGCTGTGGATACCAAAATTGCTGCGGGAGAAGAAATTGGGCTGCTAGCGGGCATTCCTGTGGGTATCAAGGACAATATGTGTACCAAGGGAGTTCCTACCACCTGCGCCTCCCGGATTTTGGAAAATTTCGTGCCGCCTTATGAATCAACAGCGACGCAAAAACTGGCAGATGCTGGGGCGGTAATGGTAGGCAAAACCAACTTGGATGAGTTTGCAATGGGCAGTTCTACGGAAAACTCTGCCTATCAAGTCACGGCTAATCCTTGGGATTTGTCACGAGTTCCAGGTGGTTCTTCGGGGGGTTCGGCGGCGGCGGTGGCGGCCCAAGAATGTGTAGTTGCTCTTGGTTCTGATACTGGCGGTTCGATTCGCCAACCTGCATCTTTCTGCGGTGTGGTGGGGATGAAACCCACTTATGGTTTGGTTTCTCGTTATGGTTTGGTGGCTTACGCTTCATCTTTGGATCAAATTGGGCCATTTGGAAATACGGTAGAAGATGCCGCAATATTATTAAGTGCGATCGCAGGTTACGATTCCAAAGACTCTACCAGCCTGAAGGTTGCCATTCCCAACTATGCTGCTAGCTTAAAACCAAACTTCAAACCCAGAGGTCAGCTAAGAATTGGTATCATTAAAGAAACTTTTGGTGAAGGTTTAGACTCTGTAGTAGAACAAGCTGTTACCAAAGCAGTAGATCAACTACAAAGTTTGGGAGCAGAAATTCATATAATTTCCTGTCCCCGCTTTCGCTATGGCTTACCCACCTACTACATCATCGCCCCATCAGAAGCATCAGCAAACCTGGCTCGTTACGATGGCGTTAAATATGGGTATCGCGCTCCTGATGCAGATAATCTGCTATCAATGTACACTCGTACCCGTGCCGCTGGTTTTGGTACAGAAGTCAAACGCCGGATTATGATTGGCACTTACGCGCTTTCGGCTGGCTATTATGACGCTTACTACCTGAAAGCGCAAAAAGTCCGCACCTTGATTAAGCAAGACTTTGAAAAGGCTTTTGGCGCGGTTGATGTGTTAGTTTGTCCCACATCTCCCACTACAGCATTCAAAGCAGGGGAAAAAACTACTGACCCTTTGAGTATGTATTTAAATGACTTGATGACTATTCCTGTGAATCTTGCTGGTTTACCTAGTTTAAGTTTGCCATGTGGTTTTGACGATCTAGGGCTACCGATAGGATTACAGCTAATTGGCAATGTGTTGCGAGAAGAGCAACTGTTTCAGGTAGCTTATGCTTATGAACAATCTACTACTTGGCATCTGCGTAAACCGCAAATATCTTAA
- a CDS encoding helix-hairpin-helix domain-containing protein, protein MIKIARRKYLGKQNVYDIGVERDHNFAIKNGLIAANCFNKSHSTAYGYVTYQTAYLKANYPLEYMAALLTANSGDTDKVQRYITNCTNMGISIDPPDINRSGVDFTPTAGKILFGFSAVRNVGQNAIACILEARNETGEFKSLADFCDRVDLRAVNRRTLESLIYCGAFDKIESNRQQLINDSELVYDWAQSRAKDRASGQGNIFDLLGDGFSSTQNKRASNAFETAPKSKPIIDFTPQEKLQKEKELLGFYVSDHPLKSLRQIAPFLTPINLSQLGEQREETRLCAVVMLNNVKKVVTKKGDQMAILQIEDLTTQSEAVVFPKTYERISSILQVDTRLIIWGKVDRRDEQTQFILEDAEPVETVQMVMVELNPQQAGNMEDLHRLKTILQDHSVDKEKAKMPVIGIIQTETSRKLVRLGWQFCVQDSRITVQALQNASFPAHIKSLTGS, encoded by the coding sequence ATGATAAAAATAGCCAGGCGTAAATATTTAGGCAAACAAAATGTTTATGACATTGGGGTTGAGCGTGACCATAATTTTGCAATCAAAAATGGCTTAATAGCTGCTAATTGTTTCAATAAATCCCATTCGACAGCCTATGGTTATGTAACTTATCAAACAGCATATTTAAAAGCTAATTACCCATTGGAATATATGGCGGCACTGTTAACAGCTAACAGTGGTGATACCGATAAGGTACAGAGATACATTACTAACTGTACAAATATGGGTATTTCCATAGATCCGCCAGATATTAATCGTTCTGGTGTTGATTTTACGCCAACGGCAGGCAAGATTCTGTTTGGATTTTCGGCGGTGCGTAACGTGGGACAAAATGCGATCGCTTGTATTTTGGAGGCAAGAAATGAGACAGGAGAGTTTAAATCACTCGCTGATTTTTGCGATCGCGTAGATTTACGTGCTGTTAACCGCCGAACCCTAGAGTCGCTAATTTACTGTGGAGCCTTTGACAAAATTGAATCCAATCGCCAACAGTTAATTAACGACTCAGAATTAGTGTATGATTGGGCACAATCTCGTGCGAAAGATAGAGCTAGTGGTCAAGGGAATATATTTGATTTATTGGGCGATGGATTTTCTTCAACTCAGAATAAAAGAGCAAGTAATGCCTTTGAAACTGCTCCCAAATCTAAACCTATAATAGATTTTACCCCCCAGGAAAAGTTGCAAAAGGAGAAAGAATTACTAGGCTTTTATGTATCAGATCATCCCCTGAAATCCTTACGACAAATAGCACCATTTTTGACACCAATTAACCTTTCGCAGCTGGGAGAACAAAGAGAAGAAACGAGGCTTTGTGCAGTTGTGATGTTAAATAACGTCAAAAAAGTGGTGACAAAAAAAGGCGATCAGATGGCAATCTTGCAAATAGAAGACCTAACTACACAATCAGAAGCTGTAGTTTTTCCGAAAACTTATGAACGTATTAGTTCTATACTCCAAGTTGATACAAGATTAATTATTTGGGGAAAAGTAGATCGACGTGACGAGCAAACTCAATTTATTCTTGAAGATGCAGAACCAGTGGAAACAGTACAAATGGTAATGGTGGAATTAAATCCCCAGCAAGCAGGTAATATGGAAGATTTACATCGCTTGAAAACAATTTTACAAGACCATTCAGTAGACAAAGAAAAGGCAAAAATGCCAGTGATTGGAATTATCCAAACTGAAACTTCTCGTAAGCTTGTTCGCTTAGGTTGGCAATTTTGTGTACAAGATTCTCGAATAACTGTTCAAGCTTTGCAAAACGCCAGTTTTCCTGCTCATATAAAATCTCTGACTGGTAGCTGA